From the genome of Bacteroidota bacterium:
AGCAAAAACACAGGGCATTTGGCAAATAATTCAGGGGCTCCTGCTTTAATGGATTCTTCGGCAATCATTTTGCCTTGTTCAAATCCAAGCGACATCGATGAACCAGTAACACCGACGAACAAGGCAGCGAAAAGTCCTTTGCGAAAATCAAAATCCGTATTGGCTTTTTCTCTTTTCAAGATTTCCAGTTTACGACTTTTTAAAATACCAGCATAGGCTGTTATACTTATTCCGAGGCAAGAAACAATAAGTCCGGAAATGAGTAAAATGCCGCCGTTTCCTTCAAACATTTTGCCTATACGTCCATCGATCATTGGTGGCAAAAGGGTTCCAATCACCATCATCAAACCCAAAGAAACACAAAAACCCAAGGCTACACCTAAGTATCGCAACGATAATCCAAATGTCAAGTTTGCTAATCCATAAATAGCGCCAAAAATAAAAATCAGCAACAAGTTACCCGAAGGAATTGTCTTGTATATCTCAGTGAAATTGGGAACAACAACCAGGCAAATAATCAAGGGTACAATAAAATAGGCAAAAAAACTAAAGGTCAGCCACGAATTTTCCCATTTCCATTGAGTTACTTTATCAAACGGGATACTGAAACTGCCCGAGGAAAATGCTCCGATAGCAATAATTAACATTCCGAACAAGATACTTGCAGTCATAAGTTGTATTTTTAATTCTTTGGTGTTTAGTTAGATTTTCATTATCATAAAATATTATTGAAATTTATTTACAAACTTAGATTTAAACCATTTAAAAAAGTTGAACATTTTAGGCAAATAATTGCACAATTAAGCGAATTGACATTCATTTGATTTTGCAATTCAAAATTTCAAATTAATTTGAAATGATTCATATCTAAATAAATACATGGCTTATTCCTCAGGCTATTTTTAAATTCAATAAATATACCCTTGAACACTTGAGCTTTTATTGAAATTTCGGAAACGTTTCCGTTAATTAAATCTTTTTCGGAAACGTTTTAAACTCCCCAGGTAAAATCGTATTTGTATTACTCAATAAAACACTTTAAACTTGTAGTATTAGTCTTATCTAAAACCAGAAAAATTTATGTACAATGAACTCATTAACGAATCTCTAATTTTCCAACTCAGAAATATTGCTTTTTTGAGTTTTACCAGGGATTTTGACTACTCTGATATCATTAGTCCGTTTACGCGTATGTACCTGATAACTGAAGGACACGGTTGCCTGATTATTGGCGATCATAAAACTATTCTTGAAGCCGGAAATCTATATTTGATTCCAAGCTTTACCTCATGCACCTATCATTTTGGAGCCGGATTGTCCCACTATTATATTCATTTGAGTATAGATCATCCCAACGGATTATCTCCTTTTAATATGTATTCCTTTACTAACAAAACCCAGGCTTCTGAACTTGATTATCTGCTTTTTAAGCGAATTCAACAAATCAATCCCGGATTACAACTGCCGCATCCCAATCCAAATGTTTATCAAACAAAACTTTGGCTTAGTAAAAAAGTGACTTATCAATCTGTTGGCCAGCATTTGGAAACTCTAGGTGTTTTGGAGCAAATCTTTTCCAGGTTTATTAAACCAGGAGAAAACCATACTATGAACAGTATGCTAAAATACAATATTCAACCAATCTTACTCTACATACAAAACAACCTGGAACAAGATATTAAGGTTGAAGAACTTGCCAACATGGCCTGTTTTTCAAAAGACCATTTTTCTAAAGTATTTAAGTCGATCACAGGAATGCCTCCATGTGACTACATTATCAGAAAAAGAATTGAACGTACTCAATTCCTGTTACTTACAACAGATCTGAATCTAAATGAAATTATCGAACAAACCGGCTTTAAAAGTGCATCATATTTCTCAAGGATTTTTAAAAAGATTACTTCATATTCGCCAGCCAAATACCGGTTGCAAGGTGGATAATTGGGATTCGTTCAACTCCGCCTTCGTTGATAAAGTTCAGATCAAAAATTTCTTCTTTGATGAGGGCCATCCTTCACTTCAATACCCATTTACGACCTTGTGCCTGAACACAAATAGGCAAAATTCTTATCTTCAGCAGGTAATGCAGCAACAGCTGAGGCAGTATAGTGACCAGCAATTGCAAAAACGGTCACTTTCCCTAATTCAGATTCTTTGGCCAAAGCATCAGTTAATGTTTTAAGCGAATAGCCTGACATAACAATCTTACCTAAAATTCAAGATAAAACTCTCGCTGCTTCGAGCAAGTGAGATTCGAATTGCTTGATTTTAGGATTCAGTATCTGTGAAGTTGATGCAATGGTATGTTCAACAACTTTATTCCCTGTCAGTAAAGTAAAGCGCATCGGGCAGGATAACATTTCAGAAGCACTCCTAGCAAAGAACTATCGGTTTGCTTCAAGGCAAACAAATGGTAAAGGCTGTTGAACTTCATCTAAATAACGGTTAGCCCATTTAATTTATCGCGCGGAACTATTTTAAAGAATTTCTAATACATTCCCTTCGTGTGCGGATCGTGGTAGGCAAGCGAAGCAGCAACTCCGTGGAATGAATGGCGCTCTGGAATTAACAGTAAAAGCTCTCGAAACTGGAGTAAGCCCACAGCAAATACTTGAAAATGCATTAGTTCCTGCTATGGATAAGGTTCCGGAATACATTATATCCAATAAAGAAACGGTTGAAAACACCACTAACAAACCAATATTGGCTAGGGTTATTGGTCCGTTTTCACCAGCAGGAAGGTTGTTCGATATGTCAGAAATAATGGTCGCTTCTTACATGGAACCTGAAGCAATCGCTTGTTTGCTCGAAAAATGCACTGCGT
Proteins encoded in this window:
- a CDS encoding AraC family transcriptional regulator; this encodes MYNELINESLIFQLRNIAFLSFTRDFDYSDIISPFTRMYLITEGHGCLIIGDHKTILEAGNLYLIPSFTSCTYHFGAGLSHYYIHLSIDHPNGLSPFNMYSFTNKTQASELDYLLFKRIQQINPGLQLPHPNPNVYQTKLWLSKKVTYQSVGQHLETLGVLEQIFSRFIKPGENHTMNSMLKYNIQPILLYIQNNLEQDIKVEELANMACFSKDHFSKVFKSITGMPPCDYIIRKRIERTQFLLLTTDLNLNEIIEQTGFKSASYFSRIFKKITSYSPAKYRLQGG
- a CDS encoding uroporphyrinogen decarboxylase family protein → MNGALELTVKALETGVSPQQILENALVPAMDKVPEYIISNKETVENTTNKPILARVIGPFSPAGRLFDMSEIMVASYMEPEAIACLLEKCTAFIKNYCIELKRIDCSGVVIAEPAAGLLSD
- a CDS encoding L-rhamnose/proton symporter RhaT, giving the protein MTASILFGMLIIAIGAFSSGSFSIPFDKVTQWKWENSWLTFSFFAYFIVPLIICLVVVPNFTEIYKTIPSGNLLLIFIFGAIYGLANLTFGLSLRYLGVALGFCVSLGLMMVIGTLLPPMIDGRIGKMFEGNGGILLISGLIVSCLGISITAYAGILKSRKLEILKREKANTDFDFRKGLFAALFVGVTGSSMSLGFEQGKMIAEESIKAGAPELFAKCPVFLLFFAGSFLSTLIWCIYLGIKNKSLGNYYKGKTSTLITNYTMCAFASFLWFINYIFYGMGTSKMGEFTFIAWGILMSLTIVFANIWGFFRGEWKGIESKIKGLVWLGLAVLVTASFLIGISG